A part of Magnetospirillum sp. ME-1 genomic DNA contains:
- a CDS encoding TrpB-like pyridoxal phosphate-dependent enzyme, whose product MTESTKYLLSEDRLPKAWYNLNADLAVPAPPPLHPGTGQPIGPDDLAPIFPMAVIAQEVTQERWVEIPEPVREVYRLWRPSPLIRARRLEKALGTPAKIYFKYEGVSPAGSHKPNTSVPQAFYNKQEGVKRIATETGAGQWGSSMAFAGSLFGLDVEVFMVKVSYDQKPYRRALMETYGAKCIASPSNLTHAGRAILEKDPDSNGSLGIAISEAVEVAASRDDTKYALGSVLNHVCLHQTIIGEEAIVQMEMADDYPDIVIACTGGGSNFAGLAFPYIRENLKGGKTRVIGVEPASCPTLTKGLYAYDFGDTGKLTPLVKMHTLGATFMPPGSHAGGLRYHGMAPMVSHVKEQGLMEARAYHQTECFAAAVQFARSEGIVPAPESSHAVKGAIDEALRCKAEGKAETILFNLSGHGHFDMQAYTDFFSGKLKDNTYTQADLDAALAELPKVG is encoded by the coding sequence ATGACCGAGAGCACCAAGTACCTGCTGTCCGAAGATCGCCTGCCCAAGGCCTGGTACAACCTCAACGCCGATCTGGCCGTTCCCGCACCGCCGCCGCTGCATCCCGGCACCGGCCAGCCCATCGGCCCCGACGATCTGGCTCCCATCTTCCCCATGGCGGTGATCGCCCAGGAAGTGACGCAGGAACGCTGGGTCGAGATCCCCGAGCCGGTGCGCGAGGTCTATCGCCTGTGGCGTCCCAGCCCGCTGATTCGGGCGCGCCGTCTGGAAAAGGCCCTGGGAACCCCCGCCAAGATCTATTTCAAGTACGAAGGCGTCAGCCCCGCCGGCAGCCACAAGCCCAACACCTCGGTGCCCCAGGCCTTCTACAACAAGCAGGAAGGCGTGAAGCGCATCGCCACCGAGACCGGCGCCGGGCAGTGGGGGTCATCCATGGCCTTCGCCGGCTCGCTGTTCGGCCTCGACGTCGAGGTCTTCATGGTCAAGGTCTCCTATGATCAGAAGCCCTATCGCCGGGCGCTGATGGAGACCTACGGCGCCAAGTGCATCGCCAGCCCGTCCAACCTGACCCATGCCGGCCGCGCCATCCTGGAGAAGGATCCCGATTCCAACGGTTCGCTGGGCATCGCCATCTCCGAGGCGGTGGAAGTCGCCGCCTCGCGCGACGACACCAAGTACGCGCTGGGCAGCGTGCTCAACCATGTCTGTCTGCACCAGACCATCATCGGCGAGGAAGCCATCGTGCAGATGGAGATGGCCGACGATTATCCCGACATCGTCATCGCCTGCACTGGCGGCGGCTCCAATTTCGCCGGTCTGGCCTTCCCCTACATCCGCGAGAACCTGAAGGGGGGCAAGACCCGCGTCATCGGCGTCGAGCCGGCGTCCTGCCCGACGCTGACCAAGGGCCTCTACGCCTATGATTTCGGCGACACCGGCAAGCTGACCCCGCTGGTCAAGATGCACACGCTCGGCGCCACCTTCATGCCGCCGGGCTCGCATGCCGGTGGGCTTCGCTATCACGGCATGGCCCCCATGGTCAGCCATGTGAAGGAGCAGGGCCTGATGGAGGCGCGCGCCTATCACCAGACCGAGTGCTTCGCCGCCGCCGTGCAGTTCGCCCGGTCGGAAGGCATCGTCCCCGCCCCGGAATCGTCGCACGCCGTCAAGGGCGCCATCGACGAGGCTCTGCGCTGCAAGGCCGAGGGCAAGGCCGAGACCATCCTGTTCAACCTGTC